One region of Mangifera indica cultivar Alphonso chromosome 3, CATAS_Mindica_2.1, whole genome shotgun sequence genomic DNA includes:
- the LOC123210798 gene encoding TLC domain-containing protein 4 isoform X3: protein MFESLHCLLKNFTFVVSVQFWWLSSVFCGIIICETVYKLTGMVSLMCFKGYGNLSIAKKIEWNNSEGYSDELIINRTSAVSETVLGISIGYFLSDLAMILWTFPALGGLEYVLHHGLSMFSIFLALVSGQGQIYILMVLFSEITTPFVNLRWYLDVAGQKSSNIYIWNGVALFLGWLVARILLFIYFFIHMAIHFDQVKEIFPLGFYSMLTVPPVLAIMNVIWFWKIFKGLIKTLSKARHRQ, encoded by the exons ATGTTCGAATCTTTGCATTGTTTGCTGAAGAATTTTACATTTGTCGTGTCTGTCCAATTTTGGTGGCTTTCGTCTGTGTTTTGTGGCATCATTATCTGCGAAACT GTTTATAAGTTAACTGGAATGGTTAGCCTAATGTGCTTCAAGGGATATGGGAATCTCAGCATTGCAAAAAAAATTGAGTGGAATAACAG TGAAGGTTATAGTGATGAGTTAATCATCAATCGAACGTCTGCTGTTTCAGAAACAGTACTTGGG ATATCTATTGGCTATTTTCTGTCAGACCTGGCAATGATTCTTTGGACTTTCCCAGCTTTAGGTGGTCTGGAATAT GTTCTACATCATGGGCTATCCATGTTTTCAATCTTTCTTGCTCTTGTAAGTGGTCAAGGACAGATATATATACTCATGGTTCTCTTCTCAGAGATTACAACACCATTTGTAAATCTAAGATG gTATTTGGATGTTGCTGGTCAGAAAAGTTCCAACATATACATCTGGAACGGTGTGGCATTGTTCCTGGGGTGGTTG GTAGCAAGGATTCTTTTATTCATCTATTTTTTCATCCACATGGCTATCCATTTTGATCAG GTGAAGGAAATTTTCCCCTTAGGCTTCTACAGCATGCTGACAGTGCCTCCAGTGTTGGCAATTATGAACGTGATAtggttttggaaaattttcaaaggtTTGATCAAAACTCTTTCGAAAGCAAGGCACAGGCAGTGA
- the LOC123210798 gene encoding TLC domain-containing protein 4 isoform X2 yields the protein MASSFTISRPKQFLWLSSVFCGIIICKTVYKLTGMVSLMCFKGYGNLSIAKKIEWNNRGFSTFHAVMVAFASLYLVLLSDLFSEGYSDELIINRTSAVSETVLGISIGYFLSDLAMILWTFPALGGLEYVLHHGLSMFSIFLALVSGQGQIYILMVLFSEITTPFVNLRWYLDVAGQKSSNIYIWNGVALFLGWLVARILLFIYFFIHMAIHFDQVKEIFPLGFYSMLTVPPVLAIMNVIWFWKIFKGLIKTLSKARHRQ from the exons ATGGCTTCCAGTTTTACCATCAGTCGTCCCAAACAATTCTTGTGGCTTTCTTCTGTGTTTTGCGGCATCATTATCTGCAAAACT GTTTATAAGTTAACTGGAATGGTTAGCCTAATGTGCTTCAAGGGATATGGGAATCTCAGCATTGCAAAAAAAATTGAGTGGAATAACAG AGGCTTTTCAACATTTCATGCTGTTATGGTAGCATTTGCTTCTCTTTACTTGGTATTGTTGTCTGATCTTTTCAGTGAAGGTTATAGTGATGAGTTAATCATCAATCGAACGTCTGCTGTTTCAGAAACAGTACTTGGG ATATCTATTGGCTATTTTCTGTCAGACCTGGCAATGATTCTTTGGACTTTCCCAGCTTTAGGTGGTCTGGAATAT GTTCTACATCATGGGCTATCCATGTTTTCAATCTTTCTTGCTCTTGTAAGTGGTCAAGGACAGATATATATACTCATGGTTCTCTTCTCAGAGATTACAACACCATTTGTAAATCTAAGATG gTATTTGGATGTTGCTGGTCAGAAAAGTTCCAACATATACATCTGGAACGGTGTGGCATTGTTCCTGGGGTGGTTG GTAGCAAGGATTCTTTTATTCATCTATTTTTTCATCCACATGGCTATCCATTTTGATCAG GTGAAGGAAATTTTCCCCTTAGGCTTCTACAGCATGCTGACAGTGCCTCCAGTGTTGGCAATTATGAACGTGATAtggttttggaaaattttcaaaggtTTGATCAAAACTCTTTCGAAAGCAAGGCACAGGCAGTGA
- the LOC123210798 gene encoding TLC domain-containing protein 4 isoform X4, giving the protein MASSFTISRPKQFLWLSSVFCGIIICKTVYKLTGMVSLMCFKGYGNLSIAKKIEWNNSEGYSDELIINRTSAVSETVLGISIGYFLSDLAMILWTFPALGGLEYVLHHGLSMFSIFLALVSGQGQIYILMVLFSEITTPFVNLRWYLDVAGQKSSNIYIWNGVALFLGWLVARILLFIYFFIHMAIHFDQVKEIFPLGFYSMLTVPPVLAIMNVIWFWKIFKGLIKTLSKARHRQ; this is encoded by the exons ATGGCTTCCAGTTTTACCATCAGTCGTCCCAAACAATTCTTGTGGCTTTCTTCTGTGTTTTGCGGCATCATTATCTGCAAAACT GTTTATAAGTTAACTGGAATGGTTAGCCTAATGTGCTTCAAGGGATATGGGAATCTCAGCATTGCAAAAAAAATTGAGTGGAATAACAG TGAAGGTTATAGTGATGAGTTAATCATCAATCGAACGTCTGCTGTTTCAGAAACAGTACTTGGG ATATCTATTGGCTATTTTCTGTCAGACCTGGCAATGATTCTTTGGACTTTCCCAGCTTTAGGTGGTCTGGAATAT GTTCTACATCATGGGCTATCCATGTTTTCAATCTTTCTTGCTCTTGTAAGTGGTCAAGGACAGATATATATACTCATGGTTCTCTTCTCAGAGATTACAACACCATTTGTAAATCTAAGATG gTATTTGGATGTTGCTGGTCAGAAAAGTTCCAACATATACATCTGGAACGGTGTGGCATTGTTCCTGGGGTGGTTG GTAGCAAGGATTCTTTTATTCATCTATTTTTTCATCCACATGGCTATCCATTTTGATCAG GTGAAGGAAATTTTCCCCTTAGGCTTCTACAGCATGCTGACAGTGCCTCCAGTGTTGGCAATTATGAACGTGATAtggttttggaaaattttcaaaggtTTGATCAAAACTCTTTCGAAAGCAAGGCACAGGCAGTGA
- the LOC123210798 gene encoding TLC domain-containing protein 4 isoform X1 encodes MFESLHCLLKNFTFVVSVQFWWLSSVFCGIIICETVYKLTGMVSLMCFKGYGNLSIAKKIEWNNRGFSTFHAVMVAFASLYLVLLSDLFSEGYSDELIINRTSAVSETVLGISIGYFLSDLAMILWTFPALGGLEYVLHHGLSMFSIFLALVSGQGQIYILMVLFSEITTPFVNLRWYLDVAGQKSSNIYIWNGVALFLGWLVARILLFIYFFIHMAIHFDQVKEIFPLGFYSMLTVPPVLAIMNVIWFWKIFKGLIKTLSKARHRQ; translated from the exons ATGTTCGAATCTTTGCATTGTTTGCTGAAGAATTTTACATTTGTCGTGTCTGTCCAATTTTGGTGGCTTTCGTCTGTGTTTTGTGGCATCATTATCTGCGAAACT GTTTATAAGTTAACTGGAATGGTTAGCCTAATGTGCTTCAAGGGATATGGGAATCTCAGCATTGCAAAAAAAATTGAGTGGAATAACAG AGGCTTTTCAACATTTCATGCTGTTATGGTAGCATTTGCTTCTCTTTACTTGGTATTGTTGTCTGATCTTTTCAGTGAAGGTTATAGTGATGAGTTAATCATCAATCGAACGTCTGCTGTTTCAGAAACAGTACTTGGG ATATCTATTGGCTATTTTCTGTCAGACCTGGCAATGATTCTTTGGACTTTCCCAGCTTTAGGTGGTCTGGAATAT GTTCTACATCATGGGCTATCCATGTTTTCAATCTTTCTTGCTCTTGTAAGTGGTCAAGGACAGATATATATACTCATGGTTCTCTTCTCAGAGATTACAACACCATTTGTAAATCTAAGATG gTATTTGGATGTTGCTGGTCAGAAAAGTTCCAACATATACATCTGGAACGGTGTGGCATTGTTCCTGGGGTGGTTG GTAGCAAGGATTCTTTTATTCATCTATTTTTTCATCCACATGGCTATCCATTTTGATCAG GTGAAGGAAATTTTCCCCTTAGGCTTCTACAGCATGCTGACAGTGCCTCCAGTGTTGGCAATTATGAACGTGATAtggttttggaaaattttcaaaggtTTGATCAAAACTCTTTCGAAAGCAAGGCACAGGCAGTGA
- the LOC123210789 gene encoding calcium uniporter protein 6, mitochondrial-like, with translation MWRILSVLKQSVSVIGRTKPLNQVPFPFQYGSSNTNVKPPLPHFLRFSSETESQLQPQSPPLNSKEISYAEAKRLMRLVNVEELKTKLQMQGKEVIAYKELLETCESMGVSKSLEEAAALARVLDDAGVVLLFRDKVYLHPDKVVDLVRRAVPLALIPEDDPMRNELKMLLQKKEEIDMLAHRQVRRILWCGLGFSILLIGLFFRLTFWEFSWDVMEPIAFFSTTAGIILGYAYFLFTARDPTYQDLMKRLFLSRQRRLLKRRNFDINKFKELQLKCKTPHDVCTSLKNRTGLEMDLEDALHRD, from the exons ATGTGGAGGATTTTAAGCGTACTGAAGCAGAGTGTATCAGTAATTGGAAGAACTAAGCCGTTAAATCAAGTTCCATTTCCATTTCAATATGGTTCTTCCAATACTAATGTCAAACCTCCCTTGCCTCATTTTCTTCGGTTTTCGTCGGAAACGGAATCTCAATTACAACCTCAATCTCCGCCCTTGAATTCCAAGGAGATATCATATGCAGAGGCCAAGAGGTTGATGCGATTGGTGAATGTGGAGGAGTTGAAGACGAAGCTCCAGATGCAAGGGAAGGAGGTGATTGCTTACAAAGAGTTGCTTGAAACGTGTGAAAGCATGGGAGTCTCCAAGTCTCTAGAAGAGGCCGCGGCTCTTGCACGTGTGCTTGATGATGCAGGTGTTGTTCTTCTCTTTCGTGACAAGGTGTATCTTCATCCCgataag GTGGTAGATCTTGTTAGAAGAGCAGTCCCCCTTGCTCTAATCCCGGAAGATGACCCCATGAGGAATGAATTAAAAATGCTGCTGCAgaagaaggaagaaattgaCATGTTAGCTCATAGGCAAGTTCGGCGCATCCTCTGGTGTGGGCTGGGTTTCTCTATTTTACTGATTGGTCTTTTCTTCAGATTAACGTTCTGGGAATTCTCATGGGATGTTATGGAACCCATTGCATTTTTCTCCACAACAGCCGGCATAATCTTAGGCTATGCCTACTTCTTGTTCACTGCAAGAGATCCCACTTACCAAGACCTTATGAAGAGACTCTTTCTCTCCAGGCAGAGAAGATTATTGAAGAGGCGCAATTTTGACATTAACAAATTCAAGGAATTACAATTGAAGTGCAAAACTCCTCATGACGTCTGTACTTCTCTGAAAAATCGCACAGGGCTGGAAATGGACCTTGAGGATGCTTTACACAGGGACTAA